A window of Phycisphaerae bacterium contains these coding sequences:
- a CDS encoding tyrosine-type recombinase/integrase: MYQRGGRFWLYHRDYKPVRRPVGTSREEALAVAAKINAQLADDVPTMLAFQPIAVTAMIAKWLDHHEHVRRSAVNTVNRYRTAIEHLKRFIEANHPGLRADRFDSGMAEQFVRHLRTAKVSPNGCKGATKRTMRDKGVIFTLETARALFNFARDQRHLPAYAPNPFTSLAIERMPVEDAKPIRPMIPDQEREFFKGCDEWQFCVFFLFAFTGLRVGELCHLLIDNDVDLDNNVIRITNKPRLYWQIKTRNLRDVPLLPEVAQVLRKCIGDRKTGPVILRRGVINGKNRVPLTDRSMLQLEQEAARRIEAAQARQAGPLTRLEARQIGRSVWKDAGATKETKVRVEFMKVTKRIGLGHLTCPESTTLPPADGAGVWP; this comes from the coding sequence GTGTATCAGCGTGGGGGTCGGTTCTGGCTCTACCACCGGGACTACAAGCCGGTCCGTCGGCCGGTGGGCACGAGTCGCGAGGAGGCGCTGGCCGTCGCGGCGAAGATCAACGCCCAGTTGGCCGACGACGTTCCGACCATGCTCGCGTTCCAGCCGATCGCCGTGACGGCGATGATCGCAAAGTGGCTCGACCACCATGAGCACGTTCGCCGGTCGGCGGTGAACACCGTGAATCGGTATCGAACGGCGATCGAACACCTCAAACGGTTCATCGAGGCGAATCACCCGGGACTGCGGGCCGACCGCTTCGACAGCGGCATGGCCGAGCAGTTCGTCCGGCACCTGCGTACGGCCAAGGTCTCGCCCAACGGCTGCAAGGGTGCCACCAAGCGAACCATGCGAGACAAGGGCGTGATCTTCACGTTGGAGACCGCACGAGCCTTGTTCAATTTCGCCCGCGACCAACGTCACCTGCCGGCGTATGCCCCCAACCCGTTCACCAGCCTGGCCATCGAACGAATGCCGGTCGAAGACGCCAAGCCGATTCGCCCGATGATACCTGACCAGGAGCGAGAGTTCTTCAAGGGCTGCGACGAGTGGCAGTTCTGCGTGTTCTTCCTGTTCGCCTTCACCGGCCTGCGGGTGGGGGAACTGTGCCACCTGCTCATCGACAACGATGTCGACCTGGACAACAACGTGATCCGAATCACCAACAAGCCACGGCTGTACTGGCAGATCAAGACCCGGAATCTCCGGGACGTGCCGTTGCTCCCCGAAGTTGCTCAGGTGCTGCGGAAGTGCATCGGCGATCGCAAGACGGGGCCGGTCATTCTTCGTCGAGGCGTCATAAACGGAAAGAACCGGGTGCCCTTGACCGACCGTTCCATGCTTCAGCTCGAACAAGAGGCGGCTCGTCGAATCGAAGCTGCTCAGGCTCGGCAGGCCGGACCGTTGACTCGGCTGGAAGCGAGACAGATCGGCCGGTCCGTCTGGAAGGACGCTGGGGCCACCAAGGAAACGAAGGTTCGTGTGGAGTTCATGAAGGTCACCAAGCGCATCGGCCTTGGCCACCTGACCTGCCCGGAGTCAACCACGCTCCCGCCAGCGGATGGTGCGGGCGTATGGCCTTGA
- a CDS encoding heme-binding protein, whose protein sequence is MAKPFWIREAKLPEGFPLPGPVGTVVIKEYPSYRMARFAAWEGQPAHQDTMFWPLFKHIQRNNIAMTAPVEIGYPAALATRPDAADRAEPVSMAFLYRQPTLGTTGADQADTRVVVVDVPAMTVLSVGMRGDYTKSRLANALGLLAKWMAENPGCVEVVGKPRYLGYNSPTVPSFLRYGEVQLPVRHLTQSSQPTPTQP, encoded by the coding sequence ATGGCCAAGCCTTTCTGGATTCGCGAGGCAAAACTCCCCGAGGGTTTTCCGCTACCCGGGCCGGTGGGCACAGTGGTCATCAAGGAGTACCCGTCTTACCGGATGGCTAGGTTCGCCGCTTGGGAAGGGCAGCCGGCCCATCAGGACACGATGTTCTGGCCGCTGTTCAAGCACATTCAGCGAAACAACATTGCGATGACCGCACCGGTCGAGATCGGCTACCCCGCTGCACTCGCGACCCGGCCCGACGCTGCTGATCGGGCGGAGCCGGTGTCCATGGCCTTCTTGTATCGGCAGCCTACGCTGGGCACGACCGGCGCCGACCAAGCCGATACCCGCGTCGTCGTCGTGGACGTGCCGGCGATGACCGTCCTGTCGGTCGGGATGCGTGGCGACTACACGAAAAGCCGTCTGGCCAATGCCCTCGGCCTCCTCGCCAAGTGGATGGCTGAGAACCCAGGCTGCGTAGAGGTCGTCGGAAAACCGCGATACCTCGGCTACAACAGTCCCACGGTGCCGAGCTTCCTCCGTTATGGCGAGGTCCAGTTGCCCGTTCGCCATCTGACCCAGTCCAGTCAGCCCACACCAACGCAGCCGTGA
- a CDS encoding lipocalin family protein codes for MFLKILLIPMPVVTLVIGCGAFYPPLDVVESVDLTQYAGKWYEIARYPTFFQAACASSTAEYTARDDGKIGVFNTCLAADGTTVSTIEGVAEVVDASTNAKLVVSFPNVPIPGPYWIIELDPAYQYAVVGDPYRSTLFILSRTPTLDQTTLDGILNRLPSQGYDPGRLIYDAPVTAQ; via the coding sequence ATGTTCTTAAAGATTCTACTGATTCCCATGCCGGTAGTTACACTGGTCATTGGATGCGGGGCGTTTTATCCCCCGCTGGATGTGGTCGAGTCTGTGGATCTGACCCAGTACGCGGGCAAGTGGTATGAGATTGCCCGTTATCCCACGTTTTTCCAGGCCGCCTGTGCGAGTTCCACAGCGGAGTACACCGCGCGCGACGACGGCAAGATCGGTGTATTCAACACCTGTCTCGCCGCAGACGGCACCACGGTTTCGACCATCGAAGGCGTTGCCGAAGTTGTCGATGCGTCCACCAACGCCAAGCTTGTGGTGAGCTTCCCGAACGTGCCGATCCCCGGACCATATTGGATCATTGAGCTCGACCCGGCGTACCAGTATGCGGTTGTCGGCGATCCGTACCGTTCCACGCTGTTTATCCTCAGCCGCACACCCACCTTGGACCAGACGACGCTCGATGGCATTCTGAACCGTTTGCCCAGCCAAGGTTACGACCCCGGGCGACTGATTTACGATGCGCCGGTTACTGCGCAATAG
- a CDS encoding corrinoid protein, with product MGVLGSIAASVIRGDDEGIPRLIGQALEQGIPAREVLVEGLQLGMAEVGRRFRECEFFVPEVLIAAEAMKAGMEELRPHLVQQGVQPAAAAVVGTVKGDLHDIGKNLVAMMLEGAGFEVVDLGVDVSAEKFAAACRQRPVQLVAMSALLTTTIVQLDSVIRYLKSEVDPVPVIIVGGAAVTQEFADQIGADGYGRDAATGAIVARRLCLGQRSASSSE from the coding sequence ATGGGCGTGTTGGGCAGTATTGCGGCCAGTGTCATCCGGGGTGACGATGAGGGCATTCCCAGATTGATCGGACAGGCCCTCGAACAAGGTATCCCCGCCAGAGAGGTCCTGGTCGAGGGGTTGCAGCTGGGCATGGCTGAGGTCGGCCGCCGATTCCGTGAGTGTGAGTTCTTCGTGCCCGAGGTGCTGATCGCCGCCGAGGCCATGAAAGCCGGCATGGAGGAGCTTCGCCCGCATCTCGTCCAGCAGGGCGTCCAGCCGGCCGCCGCGGCGGTCGTCGGAACGGTCAAGGGGGATCTGCACGATATCGGCAAAAACCTCGTCGCCATGATGCTGGAGGGCGCGGGCTTCGAAGTGGTCGATCTCGGCGTGGATGTGTCTGCGGAGAAGTTCGCCGCTGCCTGCCGGCAACGCCCCGTGCAGCTCGTCGCCATGAGTGCACTCCTGACCACGACGATTGTGCAACTGGACTCCGTGATCCGGTACCTGAAGAGTGAAGTCGATCCCGTGCCCGTCATCATCGTGGGTGGTGCGGCGGTGACCCAGGAGTTCGCCGATCAGATCGGAGCCGACGGCTACGGCCGAGACGCTGCCACCGGAGCGATCGTGGCCAGGAGACTGTGCCTCGGACAGCGTTCGGCCTCGTCTTCGGAGTAG